From the Silvanigrella paludirubra genome, one window contains:
- a CDS encoding DUF2797 domain-containing protein translates to MNYLIQKKNLPISKLFTNFDTSLIKLSANTLEDIQNLKEKIISIQVKYNLDEKEALKTGLKIKIKHSGLFQCTSCKKNIKKLFEGFCFPCFKKKASADRCIMSPNLCHYNLGTCREPLWGEEYCYQPHYVYLSYTDKFKVGITRQTQIPTRWIDQGASSAALLAKVTSRHQAGIIEHNLKEILHDKSHWLNMLKNGNKRPSLEEFQDKISFIFNWIKQNEIFQNKEIIVDTPAHLKLSDQIEYFHSPVIVNLNYDIPSEVLKFKSINLDKSSEIEGIITGIKGQYIFLGENVFNMRRHEGYIVDLDLEEI, encoded by the coding sequence TTGAATTATCTAATCCAAAAGAAGAATTTGCCTATTTCAAAACTGTTTACAAATTTTGATACTAGTTTGATAAAACTTTCAGCAAACACTTTAGAAGACATTCAAAACTTAAAAGAAAAAATAATTTCAATTCAAGTAAAATACAATTTAGATGAAAAAGAAGCTTTAAAAACAGGATTAAAAATAAAAATTAAACATTCAGGATTATTTCAATGCACATCTTGCAAAAAAAATATAAAAAAACTTTTTGAAGGATTCTGTTTTCCCTGTTTTAAGAAAAAAGCATCTGCAGATAGATGTATTATGAGCCCTAATTTATGTCATTATAATTTAGGAACATGCCGTGAACCTTTATGGGGTGAAGAGTATTGTTATCAACCTCATTATGTTTATTTATCTTATACAGACAAATTTAAAGTAGGAATAACAAGGCAAACTCAAATTCCAACAAGATGGATTGATCAAGGCGCAAGCTCAGCAGCTCTTTTAGCTAAAGTAACATCAAGACACCAGGCAGGAATTATTGAACATAATTTAAAAGAAATTTTACATGATAAAAGCCATTGGTTAAACATGTTAAAAAATGGAAATAAAAGACCTTCTTTAGAGGAATTTCAAGATAAAATATCCTTCATATTTAATTGGATAAAACAGAATGAAATTTTTCAAAATAAAGAAATTATTGTTGATACACCAGCACATTTAAAATTAAGTGATCAAATTGAATATTTTCATTCACCAGTCATAGTGAATTTAAATTATGATATACCCAGTGAAGTTTTAAAATTTAAGTCTATAAATCTTGATAAATCAAGTGAAATAGAAGGAATCATAACTGGGATAAAAGGACAATATATTTTTTTAGGCGAAAATGTTTTTAACATGCGAAGACATGAAGGATATATTGTCGATTTAGATTTAGAAGAAATTTAA
- a CDS encoding YajQ family cyclic di-GMP-binding protein codes for MPSFDIVSEVSIQEIDNAVNQAQKEIASRYDFKGKKYELVLDKQKVEMKLTADSETHVIAMADIVNSKLLKRGIDLVSLDIDKIKPIGGMMMSQNIKVKQGLETDVAKKITKTIKDSKIKVDTQIQDKQIRVTGKKIDDLQSVISLLKEKQQELKIPMQFVNMKS; via the coding sequence ATGCCAAGTTTTGATATTGTGTCTGAAGTTAGTATTCAAGAAATAGATAACGCCGTAAATCAAGCGCAAAAAGAGATTGCTTCTCGATATGATTTTAAAGGAAAAAAATACGAACTCGTTTTAGATAAACAAAAAGTAGAAATGAAATTAACTGCCGATTCTGAAACACACGTTATTGCAATGGCAGATATTGTTAACTCAAAATTATTAAAAAGAGGAATAGATCTTGTTTCCTTAGATATTGATAAAATTAAACCCATAGGTGGTATGATGATGAGTCAAAATATAAAAGTGAAACAAGGTCTTGAAACAGACGTAGCAAAAAAAATAACAAAAACGATCAAAGATTCTAAGATTAAAGTAGATACACAAATTCAAGATAAACAAATTCGTGTTACAGGAAAAAAAATTGATGATCTTCAAAGTGTGATATCTCTATTAAAAGAAAAACAACAAGAATTAAAAATTCCTATGCAATTTGTGAATATGAAAAGTTAA
- a CDS encoding thiamine-binding protein translates to MAFQVIPKVPDGLNSYEIVDKAIEVVQKSGIKYEVGPMETTLEGTQDQLLELIKQAQDACIQNGALEVMTYIKIHYRPTGVSISEKIEKYR, encoded by the coding sequence ATGGCATTCCAAGTCATTCCTAAAGTTCCGGATGGCTTAAATAGCTATGAAATTGTTGACAAGGCAATTGAAGTTGTTCAAAAGTCAGGCATTAAATATGAGGTCGGACCTATGGAGACGACTTTAGAAGGCACTCAAGATCAATTGCTTGAGCTTATAAAACAAGCACAAGATGCCTGTATTCAAAATGGGGCACTTGAAGTGATGACATATATTAAAATACACTATCGACCAACAGGTGTTTCTATTTCTGAAAAAATAGAAAAGTACCGTTAA
- a CDS encoding DUF4286 family protein, with amino-acid sequence MILYEVTCILKEKKIEEDFVKYMTTKHVKEVFDTGCFFNASFIKTENPLIYRSSYFVKNKELLDNYVSNFAPKLRQDVINKFSEGAIEFQRTVCEVLFHDSI; translated from the coding sequence ATGATTTTATATGAAGTCACGTGTATTTTAAAAGAAAAAAAAATTGAAGAAGATTTTGTAAAATATATGACCACAAAACATGTTAAAGAAGTATTTGATACAGGCTGTTTTTTCAATGCCTCTTTTATAAAAACTGAGAATCCCCTTATTTATAGATCAAGTTATTTTGTTAAAAATAAAGAACTTCTTGATAATTATGTTTCAAATTTTGCGCCAAAGCTAAGGCAAGATGTCATAAATAAATTTTCTGAAGGGGCAATTGAATTTCAAAGGACGGTTTGTGAGGTTTTATTTCACGATTCAATCTAA
- a CDS encoding Rieske (2Fe-2S) protein, with the protein MSFFKVCLLSNLSKEKPIKFNIDDIDILFVLDFQTEKVWAFDNNCNHADKPLEKGKWNPEKAEITCPFHKAVFSISENGAVKAPPACIPLNVYKTEIKIENAEKFVYVQLD; encoded by the coding sequence ATGTCTTTTTTTAAAGTCTGTTTATTAAGCAATTTATCAAAAGAAAAACCAATTAAATTTAATATTGATGATATTGATATTTTATTTGTATTAGATTTCCAAACTGAAAAGGTTTGGGCATTTGATAATAATTGTAATCATGCAGATAAACCTTTAGAAAAAGGAAAGTGGAATCCAGAAAAAGCGGAAATCACATGTCCCTTTCATAAAGCTGTTTTTTCCATTTCGGAGAATGGAGCTGTTAAAGCTCCACCTGCTTGTATCCCATTAAATGTATATAAAACGGAAATTAAAATAGAAAATGCAGAAAAATTCGTTTATGTGCAATTAGATTGA
- a CDS encoding SufB/SufD family protein — MTIDNLDSQKLALCPTYPEESWRKTNPENFFLPQNEVLNFQGNSAIEAGRNKFLPWKVSYRNSDQLIEKLNSLKSILGDSAVSALENEMERIVYIDIGHGCADIYMSKNIKSIIEFSSSPFEVESIAPNSDIGFALASRLKSSSPHEIVVKIESKGSETPFVIVSNQLSPNFSQTYSSLKIVLSKSSQADFTLIEGGASFFIHRHSIILQENAKLNQLWIHHSNQENKSSVSLLERVVKLFENAKFNDAQIMFPQGNARVTSNIVFEGERSQAKSGVAVIATTGKFDYEPIQHHKVPNGNSNLNLKMILSGRAKSIFQGLVKIEKNAPKTFAFQNNKNLLLSKNARVDASPRLEILPNDVICKHGSATGELDSKQLYYMSTRGFSLQEARKLIVKSFAAESLNNLESESLISVLAENSLDVALSKLPQDI; from the coding sequence ATGACAATTGACAATCTAGATTCTCAAAAATTAGCTTTATGTCCAACATATCCTGAAGAAAGCTGGAGAAAAACAAATCCAGAAAACTTTTTCTTACCTCAAAATGAAGTATTAAATTTTCAAGGTAACAGCGCTATTGAGGCAGGTAGAAATAAATTTTTACCTTGGAAAGTTTCCTACAGAAATTCTGATCAACTTATTGAAAAGCTAAATTCACTAAAAAGTATATTGGGTGATTCTGCTGTAAGTGCTTTAGAAAATGAAATGGAAAGAATTGTCTATATAGATATTGGTCATGGCTGTGCTGATATTTATATGTCCAAAAATATTAAATCAATTATAGAATTTTCTTCTAGTCCTTTTGAAGTGGAATCCATTGCTCCAAATAGTGATATTGGTTTTGCTTTAGCAAGTCGTCTAAAATCGAGCTCTCCTCATGAAATAGTAGTTAAAATAGAATCAAAGGGATCTGAAACTCCGTTTGTTATTGTTTCAAATCAATTATCTCCAAATTTTTCTCAAACATATTCTTCTTTAAAAATAGTTTTATCAAAATCTAGTCAAGCTGATTTTACTTTAATTGAAGGTGGCGCATCCTTTTTTATTCATAGACACTCCATTATTTTACAAGAAAATGCAAAATTAAATCAATTATGGATCCATCATTCAAATCAAGAAAATAAAAGCTCTGTTTCTTTATTAGAGCGAGTTGTAAAACTTTTTGAAAATGCAAAATTTAATGATGCCCAAATTATGTTTCCTCAAGGTAACGCAAGGGTAACTTCAAATATTGTCTTTGAAGGTGAAAGGTCACAAGCAAAGTCTGGTGTTGCTGTAATTGCAACAACGGGCAAGTTTGATTATGAACCTATTCAACATCATAAAGTACCAAACGGGAATTCCAATCTAAATTTAAAAATGATTTTATCAGGAAGAGCAAAAAGCATATTTCAAGGACTTGTGAAAATTGAGAAAAATGCACCTAAAACTTTTGCATTTCAAAATAATAAAAATCTTTTATTAAGTAAAAATGCGAGAGTTGATGCTTCTCCTCGGCTTGAAATTTTACCAAATGATGTCATTTGCAAACACGGAAGTGCTACTGGTGAATTAGACTCTAAGCAACTTTATTATATGTCAACAAGAGGTTTTTCTTTGCAAGAAGCTCGTAAACTTATTGTAAAAAGTTTTGCAGCAGAATCTCTAAATAATTTAGAATCGGAGAGTTTAATTTCTGTGTTAGCTGAAAACTCTTTAGATGTTGCTCTTTCAAAATTACCACAAGATATTTAA
- the sufB gene encoding Fe-S cluster assembly protein SufB — translation MQKKNNNSSNQEDFDPSQVDILDDYKYGFHVKENYIFKGAKSAAGLTKEIVTEISNFKREPKWMLDIRLNALDIFNEKPMPTWGDTKALNEIDFTNIHYFVRPTERVGTNWDDVPSEIKDTFDRLGIPEAERKFLAGVSAQFESEVVYHSMQKQLEDKGVLFFDMDTGLREHPEIIQKYFGTVIPSHDNKFAALNTAVWSGGSFIYVPKEVHVEIPLQAYFRINTENMGQFERTLIIADEGSSVHYIEGCTAPVYRSDSLHSAVVELIAMKGAKIRYTTIQNWSKNIFNLVTKRAYAYEDAVVEWVDGNIGSKLTMKYPAVYLMGPRARGEILSVAFGGNGMHQDAGAKIIHAAPNTTSVITSKSISKDGGCTTYRGLVKIPKGMTGCKSKVQCDALLMDEISSSITYPTMEIEEQVGTEVGHEASVSRISDDQIYYLTSRGFSERQATLMVVNGFIEEFVKELPMEYAVELNRLIEIEFEGVG, via the coding sequence ATGCAAAAGAAAAATAATAATTCATCCAATCAAGAAGATTTCGATCCGTCACAAGTCGATATCTTGGATGACTATAAATACGGATTTCATGTAAAAGAAAATTATATATTTAAAGGCGCAAAATCAGCAGCAGGCTTAACAAAAGAAATCGTAACAGAAATATCTAATTTCAAACGTGAACCAAAATGGATGCTTGATATTCGTTTAAATGCACTCGATATATTTAACGAAAAACCAATGCCAACTTGGGGTGATACGAAAGCCCTAAATGAAATTGATTTTACAAATATTCACTATTTTGTGCGTCCAACGGAACGGGTTGGAACAAATTGGGATGATGTTCCTTCTGAAATAAAAGATACCTTTGATAGGCTTGGTATTCCTGAAGCAGAAAGAAAATTTTTAGCTGGGGTGTCTGCTCAATTTGAATCGGAAGTTGTTTACCATAGTATGCAAAAACAACTCGAAGACAAAGGCGTGCTCTTTTTTGATATGGACACAGGACTTCGTGAGCATCCAGAAATTATCCAAAAGTATTTTGGAACTGTAATTCCATCTCATGATAATAAATTTGCAGCTTTAAATACAGCAGTGTGGAGTGGTGGAAGTTTTATTTATGTGCCAAAAGAAGTTCATGTTGAAATTCCTTTACAGGCCTATTTTAGAATTAATACCGAAAATATGGGGCAATTTGAAAGAACTCTCATCATTGCAGATGAAGGATCTTCTGTGCATTACATTGAAGGTTGTACGGCTCCCGTTTATCGTAGTGATTCATTGCATTCAGCTGTTGTAGAGCTTATTGCAATGAAAGGTGCGAAAATTCGTTATACAACAATTCAAAATTGGTCTAAAAATATATTTAATTTAGTAACAAAAAGAGCATACGCATATGAAGATGCGGTTGTGGAATGGGTAGATGGTAACATTGGTTCTAAATTAACAATGAAATATCCTGCTGTTTACTTAATGGGTCCAAGAGCACGAGGTGAAATTCTTTCTGTTGCTTTTGGTGGCAATGGAATGCATCAAGATGCCGGTGCTAAAATTATTCATGCCGCTCCTAATACAACAAGTGTAATTACTTCTAAATCTATTTCAAAAGATGGTGGTTGTACAACTTATCGTGGTCTTGTAAAAATTCCAAAAGGAATGACCGGTTGTAAAAGTAAAGTACAATGTGATGCCCTATTAATGGATGAAATTTCATCTTCAATCACATATCCAACAATGGAAATTGAAGAACAAGTAGGTACGGAAGTAGGTCATGAAGCGAGTGTGAGTCGTATTAGTGATGATCAAATTTACTATTTAACAAGTCGCGGTTTTTCAGAAAGACAAGCAACTTTAATGGTTGTAAATGGATTTATTGAAGAATTTGTTAAAGAATTACCTATGGAATATGCGGTAGAATTAAATAGACTTATTGAAATTGAATTTGAAGGAGTTGGCTAA
- the sufC gene encoding Fe-S cluster assembly ATPase SufC, giving the protein MLTIKSLKASVGEKEILKGISLEIPKGEVHVIMGPNGVGKSTLAHALMGAKTYQITSGNIILDGEDITQLDTTERAKKGMFLAFQYPVSVPGLKISEYLRNLYNIRHEKQLSVSEFRKVLKNKLEMLNIERSALQRYLNDGFSGGEMKRFEMLQLMLIEPKVAILDEIDSGVDVDAQKIVAESINHIAKETKTSFIIVTHYQRLLSFIKPDKVHVVLDGKINQSGDMSLVDELERNGYEHIRINPSSKT; this is encoded by the coding sequence ATGTTAACCATTAAAAGCTTAAAAGCATCTGTAGGTGAAAAAGAGATTCTTAAAGGAATTAGTCTTGAAATTCCTAAAGGAGAAGTTCATGTTATTATGGGTCCAAATGGAGTTGGGAAATCAACTTTAGCTCATGCATTAATGGGCGCAAAAACATATCAAATCACTTCAGGAAATATTATTTTAGACGGTGAAGACATCACTCAACTAGATACAACGGAACGGGCAAAAAAAGGAATGTTTCTTGCCTTTCAATATCCCGTATCCGTTCCTGGCTTAAAAATCTCTGAATATTTGCGAAATTTATATAATATTCGTCATGAAAAACAATTGAGTGTTTCCGAATTTAGAAAAGTATTAAAAAATAAATTGGAAATGTTAAATATTGAAAGATCCGCACTGCAAAGATATTTAAATGACGGTTTTTCAGGTGGCGAAATGAAGCGTTTTGAAATGCTACAACTTATGTTGATAGAACCTAAAGTAGCAATTCTAGATGAAATTGACTCTGGTGTCGACGTCGATGCACAAAAAATTGTTGCCGAAAGTATAAATCACATTGCTAAAGAAACAAAAACAAGTTTTATTATCGTAACACATTACCAACGTTTATTAAGTTTTATCAAACCCGATAAAGTTCATGTAGTACTTGATGGAAAAATAAATCAATCTGGTGATATGTCCTTAGTAGACGAACTTGAGCGAAATGGCTATGAGCATATTCGCATCAATCCATCTTCAAAGACTTAA
- the sufU gene encoding Fe-S cluster assembly sulfur transfer protein SufU — MTENLKTSQSIELSSLYQEVIVDHSKRPRFKSKNFSCRYCQEGKNPLCGDAITVFCEIKMKDNQCPLLSIGFDGTGCSISQASASIMCDSLQNVTLEEAQKTIHHAENIYTGKLSINTDDLEEDIEALNGVSKFPVRVKCAALPWKTLNLLLNDNFDEKGMPKLGCDKEENCVKSQNSQRKLKIVTTET, encoded by the coding sequence ATGACAGAAAACCTTAAGACATCACAATCAATTGAGTTAAGTTCTTTGTATCAAGAGGTTATTGTTGACCACTCGAAACGACCTCGCTTTAAATCTAAAAATTTTTCATGCCGTTATTGCCAAGAGGGAAAAAATCCTCTTTGTGGTGATGCTATTACCGTATTTTGTGAAATTAAAATGAAGGACAATCAATGTCCATTGCTTTCTATTGGATTTGATGGAACGGGCTGTTCCATTAGCCAAGCAAGTGCAAGCATCATGTGTGATTCTTTACAAAATGTTACTTTAGAAGAAGCACAAAAAACAATTCATCATGCTGAAAATATTTATACTGGAAAATTATCAATAAATACAGATGACCTAGAAGAAGATATTGAAGCTTTAAACGGAGTAAGTAAATTTCCCGTTAGAGTAAAATGCGCAGCTTTACCATGGAAAACATTAAATCTTCTCTTAAATGATAATTTTGATGAAAAAGGAATGCCAAAATTAGGCTGTGATAAAGAAGAAAATTGTGTTAAATCACAAAATAGCCAACGAAAATTAAAAATTGTAACTACTGAAACTTAA